The following coding sequences are from one Aeromicrobium duanguangcaii window:
- a CDS encoding lysoplasmalogenase has product MNPLRSPWLAAFGVAVVAHLALVLAQAQPWESISKCLIAPLLIAWVIEQGGPRIIAAALFFCLLGDLFLELDGFFIAGMAAFAIAHVCFVTFFVRHGALASLGRRLWIPAALAVAAVLLLTWVWAGLESGLRIPVLVYALLLSTTAATALAVDLRAGLGALLFLFSDGLIAASIAERVPEDAVAGGFVVMLTYTAALFLLATSTVRLGSGWVAATRPADDGSVPEQVR; this is encoded by the coding sequence ATGAATCCGCTCCGCAGCCCCTGGCTCGCCGCCTTCGGCGTGGCCGTCGTGGCCCATCTGGCATTGGTACTGGCTCAGGCACAACCGTGGGAGAGCATCTCCAAGTGCCTCATCGCGCCGTTGCTGATCGCCTGGGTGATCGAGCAGGGCGGCCCCCGGATCATCGCGGCGGCACTGTTCTTCTGCCTGCTCGGCGACCTCTTCCTCGAGCTCGACGGCTTCTTCATCGCGGGCATGGCGGCGTTCGCGATCGCCCATGTGTGCTTCGTGACCTTCTTCGTGCGCCATGGCGCCCTGGCCTCCTTGGGCCGCAGGCTCTGGATCCCCGCGGCCCTGGCCGTCGCGGCCGTCCTGCTGCTGACCTGGGTCTGGGCGGGCTTGGAGTCCGGCCTGCGGATTCCGGTCCTGGTCTACGCACTGCTGCTGTCGACCACGGCCGCCACCGCGCTCGCTGTCGACCTCCGCGCCGGTCTCGGCGCGCTGCTGTTCCTGTTCAGTGACGGACTGATCGCCGCCAGCATCGCCGAGCGAGTCCCCGAGGACGCGGTCGCCGGCGGATTCGTCGTGATGCTCACCTACACGGCGGCACTGTTCCTGCTGGCGACGTCGACGGTGCGACTCGGCTCCGGCTGGGTCGCGGCGACCCGCCCCGCAGATGACGGATCCGTCCCGGAGCAGGTCCGATGA
- a CDS encoding DUF1800 domain-containing protein has translation MPAVPGTQPRLSETAQHLVRRFTYGYNRRLEADVLRHTSVDAWLETQVKAGPDPDADAVLNWFPRLKDSPATAWENNKAERYGGWQYGDDLVKYSLARRVVATNQVHEMMVDFWSNLLHIPVGEGSSFPWRMHYDTHAIRPHALGTYRALLRAAVTHPAMSGYLSNHRNTKTQINENLGRELLELYTVGRTAGYTEDDVKGSARLLTGFTVGVNKDFAAGYDPTKHHVGPVTVMGRTFTNAAADGRAELNAYLDWLAMRPETAARIARRLCVRFIRDDPPQSSVDAVTRTYLSSGSDITACLRTLVRDPGFLASKFQKARTPAEDVLATQRACDIVPTGAGPDSHVNSFSWLCSWIGQAPFQWPRPDGSPEQSDTYLSPARLLRGWTARSWMANANGEVKKGTRPLPRDLVPPVWPLALEDLVHHQAVMMTGRRATTETVNGVATLMAKAPSHVFKAEWERNEGHMTWMLTLVRTAILSAPEAMLR, from the coding sequence ATGCCCGCCGTCCCCGGGACCCAGCCGCGCCTGTCCGAGACGGCGCAACACCTCGTCCGTCGCTTCACCTACGGGTACAACCGCCGGCTCGAGGCCGACGTCCTGCGGCACACCAGCGTCGATGCCTGGCTCGAGACCCAGGTGAAGGCGGGCCCCGACCCCGACGCCGACGCGGTCCTGAACTGGTTCCCCCGGCTCAAGGACTCCCCCGCCACGGCCTGGGAGAACAACAAGGCCGAGCGGTACGGCGGCTGGCAGTACGGCGACGACCTGGTGAAGTACTCCCTGGCCCGGCGCGTGGTCGCCACGAACCAGGTGCACGAGATGATGGTCGACTTCTGGTCGAACCTGCTGCACATCCCGGTCGGGGAGGGGTCCAGCTTCCCGTGGCGCATGCACTACGACACCCACGCCATCCGGCCGCACGCCCTCGGGACCTACCGCGCGCTGCTGCGGGCCGCGGTCACGCATCCGGCGATGTCGGGCTACCTGTCCAACCACCGCAACACGAAGACGCAGATCAACGAGAACCTGGGCCGCGAGCTGCTCGAGCTCTACACCGTCGGGCGGACCGCCGGGTACACCGAGGACGACGTCAAGGGCTCGGCTCGGCTGCTGACCGGGTTCACCGTGGGCGTCAACAAGGACTTCGCCGCCGGGTACGACCCGACCAAGCACCACGTCGGGCCCGTGACCGTCATGGGCCGGACCTTCACGAACGCGGCGGCCGACGGGCGCGCCGAGCTGAACGCCTACCTCGACTGGCTCGCGATGCGGCCCGAGACGGCGGCGCGCATCGCGCGGAGGCTGTGCGTGCGGTTCATCCGCGACGACCCGCCGCAGAGCTCGGTCGACGCCGTGACCAGGACCTACCTGTCCTCGGGAAGTGACATCACCGCGTGCCTGCGCACCCTCGTGCGCGACCCCGGCTTCCTGGCCTCGAAGTTCCAGAAGGCGCGGACCCCCGCCGAGGACGTGCTGGCCACGCAACGCGCATGCGACATCGTGCCGACGGGCGCCGGCCCGGACAGCCACGTGAACTCGTTCAGCTGGCTGTGCAGCTGGATCGGCCAGGCTCCCTTCCAGTGGCCGCGTCCCGACGGCTCCCCCGAGCAGTCCGACACGTACCTCTCCCCCGCGCGGCTGCTGCGCGGGTGGACCGCCCGGTCCTGGATGGCGAACGCCAACGGCGAGGTCAAGAAGGGCACGCGTCCCCTGCCGCGCGACCTCGTCCCGCCGGTGTGGCCCCTCGCGCTCGAGGATCTGGTGCACCACCAGGCCGTCATGATGACCGGCCGCCGCGCCACCACGGAGACCGTCAACGGCGTCGCCACGCTGATGGCCAAGGCTCCGTCCCATGTCTTCAAGGCCGAGTGGGAGCGCAACGAGGGCCACATGACCTGGATGCTGACCCTCGTCCGCACCGCGATCCTGAGCGCCCCGGAGGCGATGCTGCGATGA
- a CDS encoding pyridoxamine 5'-phosphate oxidase family protein: MSIGTIQELDYEECLELLQVGRFARVAFEGEDQLELLPVNYAYADGVILIRTSENAGLASIVERRFVLEADHHDDTYQTGWSVVVRGSAARATKELLESFGGRLPNSWAGSEGNAVHIAIMPNELRGRRVRAFPR, translated from the coding sequence ATGAGTATCGGGACGATCCAGGAGTTGGACTACGAGGAGTGCCTCGAGCTGCTGCAGGTCGGTCGTTTCGCGCGGGTCGCCTTCGAGGGGGAGGACCAGCTGGAGCTCCTGCCGGTGAACTACGCCTACGCCGACGGGGTCATCCTCATCCGGACGAGCGAGAACGCGGGACTGGCCAGCATCGTCGAGCGTCGCTTCGTCCTCGAGGCCGACCACCACGACGACACGTACCAGACCGGGTGGAGCGTGGTGGTGCGCGGATCCGCGGCCCGCGCCACCAAGGAGCTGCTCGAGAGCTTCGGGGGCCGCCTGCCGAACTCGTGGGCCGGCAGCGAGGGCAACGCCGTGCACATCGCGATCATGCCGAACGAGTTGCGCGGCCGCCGCGTGCGCGCCTTCCCGCGCTGA
- a CDS encoding alpha/beta fold hydrolase: protein MSAVEVGDLTFDVDILGPQDGTPVVLLHGWPQDRRSWREVAEQLAAEGLRVIVPDQRGYSPGARPEGVENYGSDLLAQDVVDVAEALGHDRFHLVGHDWGAAVSWVVATRHADRVLSLTAVSVPHLAAYNEALSTDPDQQQRGAYIGLLRRPGKAEEVLLEGDGERLRAMYGGAVAPADESAYVDRFTQPGALTATLNWYRAMGPELSTTPDVTVPTTFVWGASDQALGRYGAERCGDHVTADYRFVEVDGGHWLPDTHPDLVATEVLARVLGR from the coding sequence ATGAGCGCCGTCGAGGTCGGCGACCTCACCTTCGACGTCGACATCCTGGGACCGCAGGACGGGACGCCCGTCGTTCTGCTGCACGGGTGGCCGCAGGACCGTCGCTCGTGGCGGGAGGTCGCGGAGCAGCTCGCCGCCGAGGGCCTGCGCGTGATCGTCCCCGACCAGCGCGGGTACAGCCCCGGAGCCCGCCCCGAGGGTGTCGAGAACTACGGCTCCGACCTGCTCGCGCAGGACGTCGTGGACGTCGCCGAGGCGCTCGGTCACGACCGCTTCCACCTGGTCGGCCACGACTGGGGCGCGGCCGTCTCGTGGGTGGTCGCCACCCGGCACGCCGACCGCGTGCTCAGCCTGACGGCCGTCTCCGTCCCGCACCTGGCCGCGTACAACGAGGCGCTCTCGACCGATCCGGACCAGCAGCAGCGTGGCGCGTACATCGGCCTGCTGCGCCGCCCCGGCAAGGCCGAGGAGGTCCTGCTGGAGGGCGACGGGGAGCGGCTGCGCGCCATGTACGGCGGCGCGGTGGCACCCGCCGACGAGTCGGCCTACGTCGACCGGTTCACCCAGCCGGGCGCGCTGACGGCCACCCTGAACTGGTACCGGGCCATGGGACCGGAGCTGTCCACGACTCCCGACGTCACCGTTCCGACGACGTTCGTGTGGGGCGCGTCCGACCAGGCGCTCGGCCGCTACGGCGCCGAGCGCTGCGGCGACCACGTCACGGCGGACTACCGCTTCGTCGAGGTCGACGGGGGTCACTGGCTGCCCGACACCCACCCCG
- a CDS encoding DUF1501 domain-containing protein — protein MTDGHDASCADYGVSRRNLLKSAGVLAMAGVTTSMFGDVLASTAYGATNGNILIVLSLRGGADGMSMMVPHAEPAYYAARPNINVKKAQLMGADDTFGLHPSFKPLEELWNSGRMAAIHAVGLPTPNRSHFEAMELVEDADPGSSERIGWLNRVIGCFTSNDVFDGIQVGSTVMPTSLIGPEPSFATSDFSSLSAPWADNVDLGPRLRSMLATMYRDAGTVIGRAGQEALALDRRAGAIADEEKKGPQHGAVYPQHNELGKALASSAALIRAGVGVRAIAVDFGGWDHHVDISWRISSQIEQMSKCIAAFLTDLGTHASRVTIVTLSEFGRRLGQNGAAGLDHGYGNAVFAFGAGVKGGYYANWPTLSAGKQVDGDLAVTIDYRSVLAEILETRFPEVGVGTVFPGLTRSSLGFMSPY, from the coding sequence ATGACCGACGGACACGACGCGTCCTGCGCCGACTACGGGGTGAGCCGGCGCAACCTGCTGAAGTCGGCCGGTGTGCTCGCCATGGCAGGCGTGACCACCTCGATGTTCGGCGACGTGCTGGCCTCGACCGCGTACGGCGCCACGAACGGCAACATCCTCATCGTGCTGTCGCTGCGCGGCGGCGCGGACGGCATGTCGATGATGGTCCCCCACGCCGAGCCGGCCTACTACGCGGCCCGGCCGAACATCAACGTGAAGAAGGCCCAGCTGATGGGCGCCGACGACACCTTCGGACTGCACCCGTCGTTCAAGCCGCTCGAGGAGCTGTGGAACAGCGGCAGGATGGCTGCCATCCACGCCGTCGGGCTGCCCACGCCGAACCGCTCACACTTCGAGGCGATGGAGCTGGTCGAGGACGCCGACCCCGGATCGTCCGAGCGCATCGGCTGGCTGAACCGCGTCATCGGCTGCTTCACCTCCAACGACGTGTTCGACGGGATCCAGGTCGGCTCCACCGTCATGCCCACGTCGCTGATCGGCCCCGAGCCGTCCTTCGCGACCTCGGACTTCAGCTCGCTGTCGGCCCCGTGGGCCGACAACGTGGACCTCGGCCCGCGGCTGCGGTCCATGCTCGCGACCATGTACCGCGACGCCGGCACCGTGATCGGCCGCGCGGGGCAGGAGGCGCTCGCCCTCGACCGGCGCGCCGGCGCGATCGCCGACGAGGAGAAGAAGGGTCCGCAGCACGGCGCGGTCTACCCGCAGCACAACGAGCTCGGCAAGGCGCTGGCCAGCTCGGCGGCGCTGATCCGCGCCGGGGTGGGCGTGCGCGCCATCGCGGTCGACTTCGGCGGCTGGGACCACCACGTCGACATCTCGTGGCGGATCAGCAGCCAGATCGAGCAGATGTCGAAGTGCATCGCGGCGTTCCTGACCGATCTGGGCACCCACGCCTCACGCGTGACCATCGTGACGCTCAGCGAGTTCGGCCGCCGGCTGGGCCAGAACGGCGCCGCCGGGCTCGACCACGGCTACGGCAACGCCGTCTTCGCCTTCGGCGCGGGCGTCAAGGGCGGGTACTACGCGAACTGGCCGACGCTGTCGGCCGGCAAGCAGGTCGACGGCGACCTGGCCGTGACCATCGACTACCGCAGCGTGCTGGCCGAGATCCTGGAGACGCGCTTCCCCGAGGTGGGCGTCGGCACCGTCTTCCCGGGGCTGACGCGGTCGTCGCTGGGCTTCATGTCGCCCTACTGA
- a CDS encoding DivIVA domain-containing protein: MSSSTSSFKTVLRGYDPAEVDAHIATLKEHAKGLRNQITEVEDKLASVTEPNFSHLGDRVGQILTLAEEESAELRKKTAKEIDRQRTDAADAVRKMRKEADAYSAATRTEADEYAQATRDEADGYALTTRTEADEYARITREAADQEAARVVSEAAEKAAAVTGAAQAELDRITAEQQRVLAEHEQEMAGWRAKAEAERAEAARLDREQADEAHRQATAIVAEAQQEAERIRVEAEREVAEIERRSESINAQLTNVRRALAHLTGEDAEEPQDSLFEVTNDQS; this comes from the coding sequence ATGAGCTCCTCGACTTCCTCCTTCAAGACCGTTCTCCGTGGTTACGACCCGGCCGAGGTCGACGCCCACATCGCCACCTTGAAAGAGCACGCGAAGGGCCTGCGCAACCAGATCACCGAGGTCGAGGACAAGCTCGCCTCGGTGACCGAGCCGAACTTCTCCCACCTGGGCGACCGGGTCGGCCAGATCCTGACGCTCGCCGAGGAGGAGTCGGCCGAGCTGCGCAAGAAGACGGCCAAGGAGATCGACCGGCAGCGCACCGACGCCGCCGACGCGGTTCGCAAGATGCGCAAGGAGGCCGACGCCTACTCCGCCGCCACGCGCACGGAGGCCGACGAGTACGCCCAGGCGACCCGCGACGAGGCCGACGGGTACGCGCTGACCACGCGCACCGAGGCCGACGAGTACGCCCGGATCACCCGTGAGGCCGCCGACCAGGAGGCCGCCCGCGTGGTCAGCGAGGCCGCCGAGAAGGCCGCTGCGGTGACGGGGGCCGCCCAGGCCGAGCTCGACCGGATCACCGCCGAGCAGCAGCGCGTCCTGGCCGAGCACGAGCAGGAGATGGCCGGCTGGCGGGCCAAGGCCGAGGCCGAGCGCGCCGAGGCGGCGCGCCTCGACCGCGAGCAGGCCGACGAGGCACACCGCCAGGCCACCGCGATCGTCGCCGAGGCTCAGCAGGAGGCCGAGCGGATCCGCGTCGAGGCCGAGCGCGAGGTCGCCGAGATCGAGCGCCGCAGCGAGAGCATCAACGCCCAGCTCACGAACGTCCGTCGCGCCCTGGCGCACCTGACCGGCGAGGACGCGGAGGAGCCCCAGGACTCCCTGTTCGAGGTCACGAACGACCAGTCCTGA